The Alosa sapidissima isolate fAloSap1 chromosome 16, fAloSap1.pri, whole genome shotgun sequence genome has a segment encoding these proteins:
- the six3a gene encoding homeobox protein SIX3a — protein sequence MVFRSPLELYPSHFFLPNFADRPLLVASSAPSTRSPEDLSMFQLPTLNFSPEQVASVCETLEETGDIERLGRFLWSLPVAPGACEAINKHESILRARAVVAFHTGNFRDLYHILENHKFTKDSHGKLQAMWLEAHYQEAEKLRGRPLGPVDKYRVRKKFPLPRTIWDGEQKTHCFKERTRSLLREWYLQDPYPNPSKKRELAQATGLTPTQVGNWFKNRRQRDRAAAAKNRLQHQAIGQNGMRSLSESACTPHSSAESPSTAASPTTSVSSMTERVDTGTSILSVTSSDSECDV from the exons ATGGTGTTCAGATCCCCTTTAGAGCTTTATCCCTCCCATTTCTTCCTGCCAAACTTTGCTGATCGCCCTCTGCTCGTGGCGAGCAGTGCGCCCAGCACCAGGTCTCCCGAAGACTTGTCAATGTTTCAGCTACCGACCCTCAACTTCTCGCCGGAGCAAGTGGCGAGCGTCTGCGAGACGCTAGAGGAAACCGGAGACATTGAGCGGCTGGGACGCTTCCTGTGGTCTCTGCCGGTGGCACCGGGAGCCTGCGAGGCGATCAACAAGCATGAATCCATCCTACGCGCTCGCGCCGTGGTTGCCTTCCATACAGGGAATTTCCGAGACCTCTATCACATCTTGGAGAACCACAAGTTTACGAAGGACTCCCACGGCAAACTTCAGGCCATGTGGCTGGAGGCGCACTATCAGGAGGCCGAGAAACTCCGCGGTCGTCCCCTAGGACCAGTTGATAAGTATCGGGTGCGGAAGAAGTTCCCGCTTCCCCGGACCATCTGGGACGGCGAGCAGAAGACGCATTGTTTCAAGGAGCGGACGCGAAGTCTGTTAAGGGAGTGGTACCTACAGGACCCGTACCCCAACCCCAGCAAGAAAAGGGAACTGGCACAAGCCACTGGACTGACACCGACACAGGTCGGGAATTGGTTTAAAAACCGGAGGCAAAGAGACAGAGCCGCAGCAGCCAAAAACAG GCTTCAACACCAAGCAATAGGACAGAACGGTATGCGGTCCCTTTCAGAATCCGCCTGCACTCCTCACAGCTCGGCGGAATCGCCATCCACCGCGGCCAGTCCAACCACCAGCGTGTCCAGTATGACAGAGAGAGTCGACACTGGCACGTCCATTCTCTCAGTAACATCCAGTGACTCCGAGTGCGATGTATGA